A single genomic interval of Candidatus Polarisedimenticolia bacterium harbors:
- a CDS encoding radical SAM/SPASM domain-containing protein produces the protein MKHRNPKINRYYMILPEDGFLGRWRKRLTRRPVPRFPRNIQIQTQTGCNADCVFCPYGATADSQPKGKMDWDLFRKIIDETVGYRVRRISPYLMNEPFVDREIFERIRYINRVNPRAKVILTSNGSLLTEEVVGRIVDLGDGLHELAISVQGIDPDAYEKTMRGGLRFDRTMANVDRLIEALRRRQATRPALWITMVDTELIDAKKAVEYWRGRGVNARYTMLENRGGNITDAEEMAHHEQMDYFSDCTRLLKQAYIKFNGDLVLCCTDYDAKVILGNVREKSLYEVWNGEMATSIRRKFLSDRIGEISLCSVCKVDREKEIAVKASGPTPFATRPSLPTATPATRATP, from the coding sequence GTGAAACACCGCAATCCCAAGATCAACCGCTATTACATGATCTTGCCCGAGGACGGCTTCCTCGGCCGCTGGCGCAAGCGCCTGACCCGGCGGCCGGTGCCGCGCTTTCCCCGCAACATCCAGATCCAGACGCAGACCGGCTGCAACGCCGACTGCGTCTTCTGCCCCTACGGCGCCACCGCCGACAGCCAGCCCAAGGGGAAGATGGACTGGGATCTGTTCCGCAAGATCATCGATGAGACCGTCGGCTACCGCGTCCGCCGCATCAGCCCTTACCTGATGAACGAGCCTTTCGTGGATCGCGAGATCTTCGAGCGCATCCGCTACATCAACCGCGTCAATCCACGCGCCAAGGTGATTCTCACGAGCAACGGCTCGCTGCTGACCGAGGAGGTCGTGGGCCGCATCGTGGATCTGGGCGACGGCCTGCACGAGCTGGCAATCTCGGTGCAGGGAATCGATCCCGACGCCTACGAGAAGACGATGCGCGGCGGGCTGCGCTTCGACCGGACGATGGCCAACGTGGACCGCCTGATCGAGGCGCTGCGCCGGCGGCAGGCCACCCGGCCGGCCCTCTGGATCACGATGGTCGACACGGAGCTGATCGACGCGAAGAAGGCCGTGGAATACTGGCGCGGGCGCGGCGTGAACGCGCGCTACACCATGCTGGAGAATCGCGGCGGGAACATCACGGACGCCGAGGAGATGGCGCACCACGAGCAGATGGACTATTTCAGCGACTGCACGCGGCTGCTCAAGCAGGCCTACATCAAGTTCAACGGCGACCTGGTCCTGTGCTGCACCGATTACGATGCGAAGGTCATCCTGGGCAACGTGCGGGAGAAGAGCCTGTACGAGGTGTGGAACGGCGAGATGGCCACCTCCATCCGGAGGAAGTTCCTCTCGGACCGCATCGGCGAGATTTCCCTGTGCAGCGTCTGCAAGGTGGATCGCGAGAAGGAAATCGCGGTCAAGGCAAGCGGTCCCACGCCGTTTGCCACGAGACCGTCGCTCCCGACGGCCACCCCGGCCACTCGGGCTACTCCTTGA
- a CDS encoding PASTA domain-containing protein yields MQWSLIGVAIVGVALLSGYLSMRKAVRGGEVKVPSLLGIAVEEATGRLREKGLILDRSGERVDSVVPAGQIISQDPPEGARLKKNRKVHVLISLGQEVLLIPQLVGQPARRAQIGLQQSGLRVGEIAYVASDAAEADKVLAQEPPPGTQSGRDGHVDLLVSRGSRARTWVMPHLEGMDMALATRVLDQAGLRVTNVRREPRGDGTPAGIVLEQVPVAGYPLQEGESISLIVSDEEDHG; encoded by the coding sequence GTGCAATGGAGCCTCATCGGGGTCGCGATCGTGGGCGTCGCGCTGCTCAGCGGCTACCTGTCGATGCGCAAGGCCGTCCGGGGCGGGGAAGTGAAAGTTCCGTCGCTGCTGGGGATCGCGGTGGAGGAAGCGACCGGGCGGCTCCGGGAAAAGGGACTCATCCTGGATCGCAGCGGCGAGCGTGTCGATTCCGTCGTGCCGGCCGGGCAGATCATTTCCCAGGATCCCCCGGAAGGAGCACGGCTGAAGAAGAATCGCAAAGTTCACGTTCTGATTAGCCTCGGCCAGGAGGTGCTGCTCATTCCGCAGCTCGTCGGACAACCGGCTCGCCGGGCACAGATTGGGCTGCAGCAATCGGGCCTGCGTGTCGGCGAGATCGCTTATGTAGCCAGCGACGCCGCCGAGGCTGACAAGGTGCTGGCCCAGGAGCCTCCACCCGGAACTCAGAGCGGCCGTGATGGACATGTCGATCTGCTGGTGAGCCGGGGAAGCCGCGCCCGGACCTGGGTCATGCCGCACCTGGAAGGAATGGATATGGCATTAGCCACCCGCGTTCTCGACCAGGCTGGCTTGCGGGTCACCAACGTGCGGCGCGAGCCCCGCGGCGACGGCACCCCCGCAGGAATCGTTCTCGAGCAAGTCCCGGTCGCGGGCTACCCCTTGCAAGAAGGGGAATCGATCAGCCTGATCGTCTCCGATGAGGAAGACCATGGGTAA
- the def gene encoding peptide deformylase, with the protein MPLRPIIKYPDPVLSTRAEEVASITSEIRALAADMIETMHEAPGVGLAANQVGVTLRVAMVDLSVGKDPAALVILVNPKVVSVEGHQIDEEGCLSLPGITEQVGRPLRAEVEALNLEGSRFRVVGEGLMARALLHEIDHLDGILFLDRLSPLKRRLVRKKIQKLIRDGEWGEVG; encoded by the coding sequence ATGCCCCTCCGACCCATCATCAAGTACCCGGATCCCGTCCTGAGCACGCGCGCCGAGGAGGTGGCATCCATCACCTCCGAGATCCGCGCCCTGGCGGCCGATATGATCGAGACCATGCACGAGGCTCCGGGTGTGGGACTGGCCGCCAATCAGGTGGGCGTCACCCTGCGCGTCGCCATGGTCGACTTGTCCGTCGGAAAGGATCCTGCCGCCCTCGTAATCCTCGTAAATCCCAAAGTCGTTTCCGTGGAAGGCCACCAGATCGACGAGGAGGGATGCCTGAGTCTTCCGGGAATCACGGAGCAGGTAGGACGTCCCCTGCGTGCCGAGGTCGAGGCCCTGAACCTCGAAGGGAGCAGGTTTCGTGTCGTGGGGGAGGGGCTGATGGCCAGGGCCCTGCTTCATGAGATCGATCATCTGGACGGGATACTTTTCCTGGATCGGCTCAGCCCGCTGAAGCGCCGCCTGGTGCGCAAGAAGATTCAAAAGCTGATTCGCGACGGGGAGTGGGGCGAGGTCGGGTGA
- a CDS encoding thioesterase family protein produces MKRGVTSVRVRYPEVDRMGVVHHANFFIWFEIGRTELLRELGCTYEEMEAQGVFMPVVMASCRYRSPARYDEVLEVETVLEQVSASRVSFDYLLHRPGFGPLLAEAKTVHATVNRAGEVIRLPDSYRDILCAP; encoded by the coding sequence TTGAAGCGCGGCGTCACCAGCGTGAGGGTTCGGTATCCGGAGGTGGACCGCATGGGCGTGGTCCATCATGCGAACTTCTTCATCTGGTTCGAAATCGGGCGCACCGAGCTGCTCCGGGAACTGGGCTGCACCTACGAGGAGATGGAGGCGCAGGGAGTCTTCATGCCGGTGGTGATGGCCTCGTGCCGCTACCGGTCGCCGGCGCGCTACGACGAGGTCCTCGAGGTCGAGACCGTCCTCGAGCAGGTGTCCGCTTCGCGCGTTTCCTTTGATTATCTTCTCCACCGTCCGGGGTTCGGTCCGCTCCTGGCGGAAGCCAAGACCGTACACGCCACCGTCAACCGGGCCGGCGAGGTCATCCGGCTTCCGGACTCCTACCGCGACATTCTGTGCGCTCCTTGA
- a CDS encoding glycosyltransferase — protein sequence MKPLRVLHVNTEKGWRGGEVQTLLLARGLSERGHVSLLAAPAGSRLEALGREAGLETVPLVARGELDPAGAWRLARDWKRFRPDLLHYHTSHAITLGTIASYLAGRRPAVASRRVSFPLSRNPVARFKYTHRVDRVLAVSGGIRDLLVRAGIPASCLRVVHSAIDLDRFRTLRSRGEIRSELGFSSTDFVIGTVGHLASHKGHRVLIEAAARAASRARCRYLVAGTGECEAALKEAVRRLNLQDSFRFVGFLERVEEILPGLDLFVFPSLSGEGSPAALKEAMACSVPVVASRISGVEEVSRDGVEALLVPPGDPAALAAAVDMLASDRELCLEFGRRGRQRAREFGVDRMVLATESAYREVLGSTGL from the coding sequence GTGAAACCTCTGAGAGTCCTTCACGTCAACACCGAAAAGGGATGGCGGGGAGGCGAGGTCCAGACGCTGCTCCTGGCCAGAGGACTCTCGGAGAGGGGACATGTCTCCCTGCTGGCCGCACCGGCGGGCTCGCGTCTCGAGGCGCTGGGGCGCGAAGCAGGGCTGGAGACCGTGCCTCTGGTAGCGCGGGGCGAGCTCGATCCGGCCGGGGCATGGCGCCTGGCGCGCGACTGGAAGCGCTTCCGGCCCGATCTCCTGCACTACCACACCTCCCACGCCATCACTCTAGGCACTATCGCCTCGTACCTCGCGGGCCGTCGGCCGGCCGTTGCCAGCCGCCGCGTCTCCTTTCCGCTCTCCCGCAATCCAGTGGCCCGCTTCAAGTACACCCATCGGGTGGACCGCGTCCTCGCGGTGTCGGGAGGCATTCGCGATCTTCTCGTCCGGGCCGGCATCCCCGCATCATGCCTCCGAGTGGTCCACAGTGCCATCGATCTCGATCGCTTCCGCACCCTGCGCAGCCGCGGCGAGATCCGCAGCGAGCTCGGATTCTCCTCCACGGACTTCGTCATCGGGACGGTGGGACACCTCGCCTCGCACAAGGGGCATCGCGTTCTGATCGAAGCAGCCGCGCGCGCGGCGTCGCGGGCGCGCTGCCGATACCTGGTGGCGGGGACGGGGGAATGCGAAGCCGCTCTCAAGGAAGCGGTCCGGCGGCTGAACCTGCAGGACTCGTTCCGCTTCGTCGGGTTCCTCGAGAGAGTCGAAGAAATCCTGCCGGGGCTCGATCTTTTCGTCTTTCCGTCCCTTTCGGGAGAAGGATCGCCGGCTGCGCTGAAGGAGGCGATGGCGTGCAGCGTACCGGTGGTGGCCTCGCGCATCTCCGGCGTCGAGGAAGTCTCGCGCGACGGGGTGGAAGCGCTGCTGGTTCCCCCGGGAGACCCGGCGGCGCTGGCCGCCGCAGTCGACATGCTTGCCTCCGACCGGGAGCTATGCTTAGAATTCGGGCGTCGTGGACGCCAGCGGGCCCGGGAGTTTGGCGTCGATCGGATGGTACTGGCGACCGAATCGGCCTACCGCGAGGTTCTGGGAAGCACGGGCCTGTGA
- the rsmB gene encoding 16S rRNA (cytosine(967)-C(5))-methyltransferase RsmB: MRANQELLERGAALCDERDRRLAKELVSGTLRNLATLDAALEDLSGVALERIDGHLLGPLRIGLYQILHLDRIPPSAAVNESVKLARSTSGTRGAGFVNAVLRKAVNGRDRLRAMPDQGLDAAALALQFSVPEWIVARWLDRWGQDETHDLLRSMSRPSPVSLWVNPALGTAEELARELREEGIETRESERIPHCLHVVKGNPATSRCFSEGKGYLQDEGSQAIALLMPVQAGMTILDACAAPGGKSFILASRTGAGGKVIAVDRAVPRLRRLLHNRARLKIDNVFPLAADMERRPPFSSAFDAVILDAPCTGTGVMGRHPEIRWRLDPGDLVSLVARQRNLLQSTAAAVAPGGVLLYSVCSLEPEEGEEQIDWFVEAHPEFETVSLLPFLPILASDALGEGDSVCFLPHRHRTDGFFAALLRRKAS; encoded by the coding sequence ATGCGGGCAAACCAGGAGCTCCTCGAGCGTGGCGCGGCGCTTTGCGATGAAAGGGACCGCCGGCTGGCCAAGGAGCTGGTGAGCGGCACGCTGCGGAACCTCGCCACCCTGGACGCGGCGCTCGAGGACCTGTCGGGGGTCGCCCTCGAAAGAATCGACGGGCATCTCCTGGGCCCCTTGCGCATCGGCTTGTACCAGATCCTCCACCTGGATCGCATTCCCCCCTCGGCGGCGGTAAACGAGTCGGTGAAGCTCGCCCGCTCGACCTCGGGCACGCGGGGAGCGGGATTCGTGAATGCGGTGCTGAGAAAGGCGGTCAATGGGCGAGATCGGCTTCGGGCGATGCCGGACCAGGGCCTCGACGCAGCGGCCCTGGCGCTGCAGTTCTCCGTCCCGGAATGGATCGTCGCGCGCTGGCTGGACCGCTGGGGTCAGGACGAGACCCATGATCTCCTCCGGTCCATGTCACGGCCGTCTCCCGTTTCGCTCTGGGTGAATCCGGCCCTCGGCACGGCCGAGGAGCTGGCAAGGGAGCTTCGCGAAGAAGGGATCGAGACCCGGGAATCGGAACGGATTCCCCACTGTCTGCATGTCGTGAAAGGGAACCCAGCGACCTCACGCTGCTTCAGCGAGGGGAAAGGCTACCTCCAGGATGAAGGCTCACAGGCCATCGCGCTCCTGATGCCGGTGCAGGCGGGTATGACGATTCTCGATGCATGCGCGGCGCCCGGCGGCAAATCCTTCATCCTTGCGAGCCGGACGGGAGCTGGCGGAAAGGTAATCGCCGTGGATCGGGCCGTGCCGCGGTTGCGACGGCTGCTCCATAATCGCGCGCGCCTGAAGATCGACAACGTCTTTCCTCTGGCGGCGGACATGGAAAGACGGCCTCCTTTCTCGTCCGCTTTCGACGCGGTTATCCTCGATGCGCCCTGCACGGGAACCGGCGTCATGGGCCGTCATCCCGAGATCCGCTGGCGCCTCGATCCCGGCGACCTGGTCTCGCTGGTCGCACGCCAGCGCAACCTGCTCCAAAGTACTGCCGCGGCGGTGGCTCCCGGAGGCGTCCTCCTCTATTCGGTCTGCAGCCTCGAGCCCGAAGAAGGGGAGGAGCAGATCGATTGGTTCGTCGAGGCCCACCCGGAGTTCGAGACGGTTTCGCTGCTTCCTTTCCTTCCGATTTTGGCGTCGGACGCCCTCGGAGAGGGGGACAGTGTCTGCTTCCTGCCCCACCGCCACAGGACGGATGGTTTCTTCGCGGCTCTGTTGCGGCGCAAGGCTTCATAG
- the fmt gene encoding methionyl-tRNA formyltransferase has product MRLAFLGTSDFAVPTLDSLCDAGHEVALVLCQPDRPAGRGRQLQPGPAKRLALSKGLPIFQPQVLDDAALERLSRLEMRAAVVVSYGLILPAALLRLPPLGCINLHGSLLPKYRGASPVAHAILRGETVTGVTTLLMNEGIDTGPLLLQKATPIGEEESAGELEARLAVTGAGLVLETLEKLSAGELTPRSQIVDRQTYAPKIAVSSGRILWSLPAAGIARQVRAYNPRPGAFTRHRGRILKIWRARTAPPSGGVEPGIVIAGGGTLQVACGESSVLELLEVQLEGRRRVSGEELLRGRLIASGDRFDDGEAWQDEGPA; this is encoded by the coding sequence GTGAGACTGGCATTCCTCGGAACCTCCGATTTCGCTGTTCCCACGCTCGACTCCCTTTGCGATGCCGGACACGAGGTGGCGCTGGTTCTCTGCCAGCCCGACCGGCCCGCCGGCCGCGGGCGACAGCTCCAGCCTGGTCCGGCCAAGCGCCTTGCGCTGTCGAAAGGGCTCCCGATCTTCCAGCCCCAGGTTCTGGACGATGCGGCTCTCGAGAGGCTCTCGCGCCTGGAGATGCGGGCGGCCGTCGTCGTCTCGTACGGGCTCATTCTTCCCGCGGCGCTCCTGCGCCTGCCTCCGCTCGGCTGCATCAACCTTCACGGGTCCCTTCTGCCGAAATACCGCGGCGCTTCACCCGTGGCCCATGCGATTCTCCGCGGCGAAACGGTCACCGGAGTGACGACCCTGCTGATGAACGAAGGTATCGACACAGGCCCCCTTCTGCTCCAGAAGGCGACGCCCATAGGGGAAGAAGAGTCTGCCGGTGAGCTGGAGGCGAGGCTCGCCGTAACGGGCGCCGGATTGGTGCTCGAGACCCTGGAGAAGCTCTCCGCCGGAGAGCTGACCCCGCGCTCTCAGATTGTGGACCGGCAGACCTATGCTCCCAAGATCGCGGTGAGCTCCGGGCGCATACTCTGGAGCCTTCCGGCCGCCGGGATCGCGAGGCAGGTTCGCGCCTACAACCCCCGCCCCGGTGCCTTCACCCGTCATCGCGGACGAATCCTCAAGATCTGGAGAGCGCGGACCGCACCCCCCTCCGGCGGAGTAGAGCCCGGCATCGTGATCGCCGGCGGTGGCACGTTGCAAGTGGCCTGCGGGGAGTCCAGCGTCCTCGAGCTGCTGGAGGTCCAGCTCGAAGGGCGCCGCCGCGTGAGTGGCGAAGAGCTACTCAGGGGGCGGTTGATTGCATCGGGAGATCGTTTTGACGACGGTGAAGCGTGGCAGGATGAAGGGCCCGCGTGA
- the rpe gene encoding ribulose-phosphate 3-epimerase: protein MGNSRQSLLCPSLLSADFAHLAEAIRAVEKGGAGALHLDVMDGHFVPNLTMGPAVVKSVDKVSSLPLDVHLMIEEPDRYLEAFRDAGADLISVHVEVVPHLHRTVSRIRELGARPGVVVNPATPLGSLQEILDQLDFVLLMSVNPGFGGQAFIPSVVGKVTALARMIAEKGLALDIEVDGGVGPENARELVRAGATMLVAGNSVFGKGNPEENTRDLVRRMRGDS from the coding sequence ATGGGTAACTCGAGGCAGAGTTTGCTCTGCCCATCGCTTCTGTCAGCCGATTTCGCCCATCTGGCCGAGGCCATCCGTGCGGTCGAGAAGGGGGGCGCCGGTGCGCTCCATCTCGACGTGATGGACGGGCATTTCGTCCCGAACCTGACGATGGGCCCGGCGGTGGTGAAATCGGTGGACAAGGTGAGCTCGCTACCGCTGGACGTGCATCTGATGATCGAGGAGCCGGACCGCTATCTCGAGGCTTTCCGCGACGCCGGCGCCGACCTGATTTCGGTGCATGTCGAAGTGGTGCCTCATCTGCACCGAACCGTGTCGCGCATCCGGGAGCTTGGGGCCCGTCCGGGGGTGGTGGTGAACCCCGCGACCCCGCTGGGGTCGCTGCAGGAGATCCTGGACCAGCTCGATTTCGTCCTGCTCATGTCGGTCAACCCCGGCTTCGGCGGGCAGGCGTTCATCCCTTCGGTGGTGGGGAAGGTGACGGCGCTCGCGCGCATGATTGCCGAAAAAGGCCTCGCTCTCGACATCGAGGTGGACGGGGGCGTCGGGCCGGAGAACGCGCGCGAGCTGGTGCGCGCGGGGGCCACCATGCTCGTCGCCGGCAACTCGGTATTCGGAAAGGGGAACCCTGAGGAGAACACCCGCGATCTCGTTCGGCGGATGCGTGGGGACTCGTAG
- the bamD gene encoding outer membrane protein assembly factor BamD: MRSLIRERPGVHLRRATLLVLLAVTLGCHHKNPGLTEPVDQVYQMALQKMEKKKYYAARTMLQSLQARIPQDDRELLPRVQLKLADAFYLEGGILSLGEALNAYRNFLTYYGQREEAAYAQFQVGMSLYGQVLAPDRDQSLTHKAIDEFEKVERLYPDSPYVAKARDQILACRENLAAHEFVIGRFYYRRKDFPGAADRFRVILDKYPQYPGTEETLYLLADCLVATANPDEARLYLSRLVAEYPDGKYAREAQARLKELEKG; the protein is encoded by the coding sequence GTGCGCTCCTTGATTCGCGAACGCCCGGGCGTACACCTCCGTCGAGCGACCCTGCTGGTGCTCCTGGCCGTCACGCTGGGCTGCCATCACAAGAATCCGGGACTCACCGAGCCGGTCGATCAGGTCTATCAGATGGCCCTGCAGAAGATGGAGAAGAAGAAGTACTATGCGGCGCGCACAATGCTGCAGTCGCTGCAGGCGAGGATTCCGCAGGACGACCGGGAGCTCCTTCCCCGCGTGCAGCTGAAGCTGGCGGACGCCTTCTACCTGGAGGGAGGAATCCTCAGCCTGGGAGAGGCGCTCAACGCCTACCGCAACTTCCTCACCTATTACGGGCAGCGCGAGGAGGCCGCCTACGCACAGTTTCAAGTGGGCATGTCGCTGTACGGCCAGGTGCTGGCTCCCGATCGGGACCAATCGCTCACGCACAAGGCCATCGACGAGTTCGAGAAAGTCGAGCGGCTCTATCCCGACAGCCCCTACGTCGCGAAAGCGCGCGACCAGATCCTCGCCTGCCGCGAAAACCTCGCCGCCCACGAGTTCGTGATCGGCAGATTCTACTATCGGCGCAAGGACTTCCCCGGCGCCGCCGATCGCTTCCGGGTGATCCTCGACAAGTATCCGCAGTATCCCGGCACCGAGGAGACCCTCTACCTTCTCGCGGACTGCCTGGTGGCCACCGCCAACCCCGATGAGGCCCGGCTCTACCTGTCGCGCCTGGTTGCGGAGTATCCCGACGGCAAATACGCCCGCGAAGCCCAGGCCCGGCTCAAGGAGCTGGAGAAGGGATGA
- a CDS encoding glycosyltransferase family 2 protein: MSEKVTALIPTFNEEQVLGECLESVGWADEIFVVDSFSSDRTLDIAREAGARILTHEYVNSAAQKNWAIPQAQHPWVLLVDADERVTPALQEEIRSLLDSAPEHDGYWIRRSNHFLGKRMRHGGWETDKVIRLFRRDRARYQTKEVHAEIELPGPLPTLQHPLLHYSFRGFGQYWRKIQLYSDWGASQLWKEGKRAGWVSIGLRPVQRFLKMYVARAGFLDGIHGLVLAMLGAFSVFLKYAKLWEMEVRAKEKPGT, translated from the coding sequence ATGAGCGAGAAGGTCACCGCGCTGATTCCCACCTTCAACGAGGAGCAGGTGCTGGGGGAATGCCTGGAATCGGTCGGCTGGGCGGACGAGATCTTCGTGGTCGATTCGTTCAGCAGCGACCGCACCCTCGACATCGCCCGCGAGGCGGGGGCCCGCATCCTCACCCACGAGTATGTCAATTCCGCGGCTCAGAAGAACTGGGCGATTCCCCAGGCGCAGCACCCCTGGGTGCTCCTGGTGGACGCCGACGAGCGGGTCACTCCGGCACTGCAGGAAGAAATACGCTCGCTGCTGGACAGCGCGCCCGAGCACGACGGCTACTGGATTCGTCGGTCCAACCATTTCCTCGGGAAGCGGATGAGGCACGGCGGCTGGGAAACGGACAAGGTGATCCGCCTCTTCCGGCGGGACCGGGCACGCTACCAGACGAAGGAGGTGCACGCCGAGATCGAGCTTCCCGGACCCCTTCCGACGCTGCAGCATCCGCTGCTGCACTACTCCTTCCGCGGCTTCGGGCAGTACTGGCGCAAGATCCAGCTCTACTCCGACTGGGGCGCCAGCCAGCTCTGGAAAGAGGGAAAGCGCGCCGGCTGGGTCTCGATCGGCCTCAGACCCGTCCAGAGGTTCTTGAAGATGTACGTGGCGCGCGCCGGGTTCCTGGACGGCATCCACGGGCTGGTGCTGGCCATGCTCGGCGCCTTCAGCGTCTTCCTGAAATACGCCAAGCTCTGGGAGATGGAGGTCCGGGCAAAGGAAAAGCCGGGAACGTGA